Below is a window of Hyphomonas neptunium ATCC 15444 DNA.
CGGTGGGTGACCGCGTCGAAGCGGTAGGGGATGTCTTCGGCGGCGCCATAGTCGATCAGCGCCTGACGCATCGCGGCCATCCGCTCCTTGCCTTCGGGCGAGGAAACGCGGCTGCCCATATATTCCTTATAGTCGACGCCTGCGGCCGGGATCGTCGGGTCCAGCTCATAGGGGCGGAAGAGAAGCTGGACCTTGATGTCAGGCGTCTGGGCGATGGCCGCCTGAATGCGGCGCAGGCCGAGCCAGCACCAGGGACAGACGGGGTCTGATACCATTTCGATTGCGACGGTCATGAGAGCCTCCTTCTGCCAGTCCGGCTTGAGGGGAGTATAGGCGCGCAGGCGCCCCGCGTCACGGGGTTGGGGCGTCGCCGCGCTTGACCGCTTCGGCCTCAAGGGCGCGTTCCATGTCGCTGGCAAACCAGGTGTCGGGGTAAGTGACTTCCGGCGCAGGCTGTTGCTCAAGGCCGAAGGGCAGGGCCACGGCTTCGGGAACCGTTTCATGATCGGCGTAGAGGCGGCTGGAATTATCTTGAGGGAACATCGCGGCGATCAGGAAGCCGATGGCGACGATGGCGCCGGCATGGACGTTGGATTTGAACATCGCCAGCGCCTTGCCTTCGCCTTTGGTTTTCAGTGTCATCGCCTGCCAGGCGCCGTGGGCGAGGAAGAGGAGCGCCGTGAGCGCACCGAGCCGCCCGGCGCCCTGGGCGTAGGCGGCAAAGCCGATGAGGGCGGCGGCGCCCATGTGGAAGCCGAAGGAGATCAGCACAGCCCGCTCGCCGAAGAGGCGCGCGGTGGAGCGGACACCGATCAGGGCGTCGTCTTCCCGGTCCTGAAGGGCATAGATCGTGTCATAAGCGATCGTCCACAGGATGAGGCCGGCATAGAGGATGTAGACTGGCCCGGTGATGACACTGGCGGTCGCGGCGCCAACGAAGACGCCCCAGTTGAAGGTGAGCCCCAGCCAGGCCTGCGGCCACCAGGTGACACGCTTGGTGTAAGGGTAGATGGCCACCAGCGGCAGGGCGAGCAGGGCGGCGATCTTTGCGTCCCAGGGCAGGGCGAGCCAGATCAGGAAGCCGACGGCGAGCTGCGCTAGCAGGAAGATATAGGCCTGTTTCGTCGTGACGGCGCCCGAGGGGATGGGCCGGGCCGCGGTGCGGGCGACCTTGGCGTCGAAATCCTTGTCGGTGATGTCGTTCCAGGTGCAGCCCGCCCCGCGCATCACGATGGCGCCGATGAGGAAGAGGAGCGTCCAGAGAAGGTCGATCAGGTAAAGGCCGGTGGTGAGCCGGGCAAAGCCGAGGCCCATCAGGCAGGGCAGGAACAGCAGCCACACGCCGACGGGCCGGTCGAGCCGGGCGAGCATGGCGTAGGGCTGCCACGCCTTGGGCAGGCCCGCGAGCCAGCCGGGTAGGGCGGAATCGGCGGGGACGGCGAAATTTCCGGGGTTTTCAGGCGGTTGGGGTATGGTCATAGGAGGATGATATAAGCGATCCCGCAGCCACTCGCACGGGGTGTGATTTCAAAACCACAGGACGTTGCGCAAAGGCCACACCTTAACAGCGGCGGCCTGGCGGCTTATAGGCCGGAGATGGCTACGATTCCCCGTCTCTTTGTGGATGCGCCGCTGGCGGAAGCTGGCGCAGTTGCACTGGATGACGAGCAGTCGAACTATCTGCTGCGGGTTCTGAGGCTGGAGGATGGCGCGTCTGTGCGCCTCTTCAACGGGCGGGACGGGGAGTGGACGGCGACGGTCCATAAGACGTCAGCCAAGCGCGCGGAAGCAACACCCTCGAGACAAACCCGGACACAACCAGGACAAATCGGGACACGTCTGACCCTCCTGTTTGCGCCGGTGAAGAAGGACCAGACCGACCTCATCCTCGAGAAGGCGACCGAGCTGGGCGCCGCCAGGATCCGCCCCGTGCTGACCGAGCGGACCCAGACGCGGACCGTGCGGGCCGACCGGTTCCGCAAGATTGCGCTGGAGGCGGCTGAGCAGACCGAGCGGCTGGACCTGCCGGAGATCCTCGACCTGGCAAGCCTCGACGCGGCGCTGGACGCGCTGGAGCCGGGCACGGCGGTGATCTTCTGCGATGAGGCGGGCGACGAGGCCGAGGCGCCCTGGGGCGGGCAGGCAGGCCGGGCGCGGCCGATGCTGGAGGTATTGGAGGAGCTGAAGGGCCGATCCGCCGCAATCCTGACAGGGCCGGAGGGCGGCTTCACCCCGGCCGAGCGCGCGTTCCTGCGCGGGCGGGCGGAGACCTGGCCGGTGAGCCTTGGGCCGCGCATCCTGCGAGCGGAGACGGCGGCGATTTCAGCGATGACGCTGTGGCAGGCGGTGTGTGGAGATTGGGGCTAGGCGGGTAGGCAGACACCGGCCCGCCACCCTTGAAGTGGCGCAGGATGGCGGGAGTTGGTGATCTCAATCAGGTGTCGGATGTATTGAACGTGGCGGCGGGGGCGGCCGCCAGCTGGTCGCCGTCTGACCGCAACAGCAGTACCGCAACCAGACCCAGACCCGCGGTAACGGCGCCGGCGATTGAGACGGCGGGATAGCCGAGGCCGCCGGCAATCACTGCGCCGCCTAAAGCTGCGCCAATGGCGTTCCCCAGATTGAACGCGCCGATGTTCACAGCCGAGGCGAGATTTGGCGCATCACCTGCAGCGTTCATGACGCGAACCTGCAGAGGTGGAACAAGAGCGAAGCTGGCAACACCCCAAAGGAAGATGACCGGCGCTGCCAGAATTTTGAATGGCATCAGGAAGGCAAAGGCAACGAGGACAAGCGTCAGGCCAGCCAGGGTAAAAATCAGTGTACGGTCTACGGAGCGATCTGCATACCTGCCCCCAAGCCAGTTGCCCACGGTGAGCCCGACGCCATAGGTGACGAGCATCGCCGTGACGAACTCGACATTGGCGCCCGTTTCACTGTGGAGGATGGGGGCGATGTAGGTGAAGACCGTGAACATTGCGCTCGACCCGAGAGCGGTGAGCCCCAGCGCGGCGAGGACGTGTTTGCGAGTGAGCACTTTCAATTCGTCGAGCGGGTTTCCATTGGTCGGGGCGGGCTGGTCCGGCAAAGTGAAACGCAGGGCAACCATTGTGAGGACACCCAGCCCGGCGATACCCCAGAAAGCCGAGCGCCAGCCGGCCTGGTCGCCAACCCAGGTTGCAAGCGGCACGCCCACGACGTTGGCAATTGTCAGGCCCATGAACATGGCGGCTACGGCGCCCGCACTGCGGTTTGCGGGCACGACACTGGCCGCAACAATCGCCCCGACACCAAAGAAGGCGCCGTGATTGAGCGAGGTGATGATGCGCGCGGCGAGCAGCATACCGTAACCGTTTGAGACTGCAGCCAGGAGGTTTCCGACTGTAAAGATGGCAGCGAGGCCGATGAGCAGGGTGCGCCGGCGTAT
It encodes the following:
- the ubiA gene encoding 4-hydroxybenzoate octaprenyltransferase → MTIPQPPENPGNFAVPADSALPGWLAGLPKAWQPYAMLARLDRPVGVWLLFLPCLMGLGFARLTTGLYLIDLLWTLLFLIGAIVMRGAGCTWNDITDKDFDAKVARTAARPIPSGAVTTKQAYIFLLAQLAVGFLIWLALPWDAKIAALLALPLVAIYPYTKRVTWWPQAWLGLTFNWGVFVGAATASVITGPVYILYAGLILWTIAYDTIYALQDREDDALIGVRSTARLFGERAVLISFGFHMGAAALIGFAAYAQGAGRLGALTALLFLAHGAWQAMTLKTKGEGKALAMFKSNVHAGAIVAIGFLIAAMFPQDNSSRLYADHETVPEAVALPFGLEQQPAPEVTYPDTWFASDMERALEAEAVKRGDAPTP
- a CDS encoding 16S rRNA (uracil(1498)-N(3))-methyltransferase, producing MATIPRLFVDAPLAEAGAVALDDEQSNYLLRVLRLEDGASVRLFNGRDGEWTATVHKTSAKRAEATPSRQTRTQPGQIGTRLTLLFAPVKKDQTDLILEKATELGAARIRPVLTERTQTRTVRADRFRKIALEAAEQTERLDLPEILDLASLDAALDALEPGTAVIFCDEAGDEAEAPWGGQAGRARPMLEVLEELKGRSAAILTGPEGGFTPAERAFLRGRAETWPVSLGPRILRAETAAISAMTLWQAVCGDWG
- a CDS encoding MFS transporter, translated to MKINPPLLALAAGAFGIGVTEFAPMGLLPVIAADLGVSIPTAGLLISAYALGVLLGAPLMTLTTGRIRRRTLLIGLAAIFTVGNLLAAVSNGYGMLLAARIITSLNHGAFFGVGAIVAASVVPANRSAGAVAAMFMGLTIANVVGVPLATWVGDQAGWRSAFWGIAGLGVLTMVALRFTLPDQPAPTNGNPLDELKVLTRKHVLAALGLTALGSSAMFTVFTYIAPILHSETGANVEFVTAMLVTYGVGLTVGNWLGGRYADRSVDRTLIFTLAGLTLVLVAFAFLMPFKILAAPVIFLWGVASFALVPPLQVRVMNAAGDAPNLASAVNIGAFNLGNAIGAALGGAVIAGGLGYPAVSIAGAVTAGLGLVAVLLLRSDGDQLAAAPAATFNTSDT